The Gossypium hirsutum isolate 1008001.06 chromosome D03, Gossypium_hirsutum_v2.1, whole genome shotgun sequence genomic interval aaaattacacagTTTTGATCTAACTTATATTcatctcttattttcttttctcttattgTTCAAATTTCGAATGATCTGTTTTTATGCATTGAAAATGTTCTtccctattatttttatttcctacCAAACACATTGAATTGTTTTATCATTCTTCACTCGACCAAGCACGCCCAAAATTGAGAGAGGAATGAATATTAGttcaaaatatgtatttttttctttcaaatttttaattttcttctctCATTTTCTAACTCTATCAgacaataaatgaaaagaaaattgattATCTTTCTTATTAAACACGCCTATAAAAagaaaagttatatttttatggcTAAAATGACCTTTGATATTGAgcaaattaatcacaataaaagAAGTAAAGCAATTTAATCTCTGTCAATTTCGAAAGTGAGTAAATAAGGacaattaattacaacattaatatttctttattatcaattttacatagttttgattggtataataacaaatttagccctcaaaattTATTAATTGGTATCAATTAAAATGATGTACAATTAATTGTTCTTActtactcaatttcaaaattgacagagattaaattatttcaatttatctcTTATAAAGAACAatttattcaatatcaaaattaaaaaatctttataATTTCTATCTTTTCAGTTAGCCAAAGTTGAACTTTTCCTGGTTAATGAATGTGGTAATTAGccaattttgaaagttttattaCTAATTTATACCAAAATCAAATTGACTGACAACTCAACATTTATTTTATGCCCCCCTCTAACTCTAAATTCATTAtgctcaaaataataatttcaacctacaatttctatatatataatGACAAATCAAGGATTTTTGCTTACCATTtgtatttatttgtttgattaagaaTTGAAATAAAAACATGATACCATAAACCaatcattataaaatataaatccaaaataatttaaaataaaataactttaaacGAGATCATATATGAcgaaagttaaattaaaataaatttaaaatttgaacaaaattcacaaataatttaCTCAAACTTTGATGATCAAAGTCTCGTGACCTTAATCTTACAATTTCAACCAAGGTCTCATTAATTATATATGAGATAAAGCAGCATTTAATCTACATTAATCTCTAAATTTGGTCAATATGATAACTCGATACTTTGAAATTACACCACGTCATCAACtaacaaattataatatttttaataaaaagttagGTGATGATGTGGCACAATATTAAATGTCTCATCGCATATCAACTTTGacaaaaaaattgtcaaatttaaaaattaatgtaaaaaaattttaaatagccTTTATcactataaataaataattgcTGATATCATTATTAGAAGCTTTATGATAATTGTCTACATAAATGACAACATTTTGAAAGAGAAATTTgaaggatgatgatgatgataaacaTTAATACTGGGACCATTTCTTTGAATTAAACCATATAAAATTTCCATGTTTAATATTtggaaaatggaaataaatataattaattttaattttaataaaaaataaatctaaaacttaACCCTAAACcaaagaaataattatttttattattatttaatcttttaGAATCTTACCCCAAATTTAAATATAGATTCTGAAGATctaattactaaaataatacttTATTTTAAGCTAGAAGATGGAAGAAAATGATGAGAAAATAATGGCCACGTCTTATCttacttttatataaaagtattttCAAAACATTTAATGACCATTTCATAGTTTCATATTGAACGTGCCTAAAGAGAAAATAAACTTTTCCTCTGATTATATGGAGCAAGAGGCAGAAATTGATTGTTTGCCGATTGACTTATTGGCTCATATATTCCTCATGATTACTTCTTTCACCGATTTAGCCCAGTAAGTTccttttagtattattattattattattgggttttttttttaatttctgggttttcattttttttttggttgttgatgatgatgatgaccttgaaatagttaataattatgggttatgGTATAGGGCAAGTGGGGTTTGTAGGAAATGGAAACAAGGGGTGAAACAGGCCCTTGCTAGAAGACAAACCCTGAGTTTTGCTGGTTTTAAAATGGATGATGATTCCACTGCTCGTCTTGTTCATCATGCTTATAGCCTCAAAGAACTCGATATGTACTCAATCTCTTCCCTTTCTTGATCAtctttcttaatatatatatcatgttcATTCATCCAAATTCATGAACCACACAATTCATTATATGGACTTGTTAGAACTTGTAGTGAAAATCCATGGATTTTTTCTTCATTTGGAATTGTTTCTCAATTAGCATCAATTGATGCATTCCATGACAGTTCAAGGAGTCGTTGGGGTTGCCAAATTACTGACAATGGACTATGCCAAATTTCATTAGCAAAGTGTGTTAGCAGCTTGACATCTATTTCCCTTTGGGGTATCACAGGGATTACTGATAAAGGTGTTGTTAAATTGGTACGAGAcaaatcttcttttttttcatatGCTCAACATCCATGTTAAACGGATAAAAGTATCATGAAAGCTTCTATAAAATTCAGATTACATTTTGTCTCTTTTAACtcaaaaaatgaatgaattagtCCATGTTCGTTACATCAAAGAATAAACTGttctattttgttaaaaatttcatcattctACTGTTAAAAAACTGGTTTGACTAATGaaataatcaaacaattacaCGTAACGTGCCACATGTAACTTATTCTAGTGTACAAGGACCAGTTCATAACAgtaaaaattgatttatttgtttaatgaaatgatcaatttactatttgatctaacatttatgaactaatttgtccattttttgaaTGGGAAGAGCAAAATACAATACTTATAATACAAGGgactatggtacttttacctgtTAAACGCATATCTGGACATGCTCACACTTTTGCCTCAAATGGAATTATCTGAAACAGATAACAAGAGCCAATTCCTTACAACATCTAAACGTTGGAGGTACATTCATTACAGATGAATCCTTATCCGCCATTGCAGATAGCTGTCCACGATTAAAGGTGAGTAACATATCGATTTATTCATCAGAAATCATCCGAGATACTGAATGTGTTTGGTCATAACTATCTAATCTACAGAGTATTGTCCTATGGAGTTGTCGTCAAGTGACAGAAACAGGGCTGTTTGTACTTGTAAGTAAATGTCGGAAACTAGAGTCAATCAATGTATGGGGTACAAGAGTTCCTCTAGATTGTTTCATTGGATTGCTTACTATCCGTCCAGCTCTTCAAATAAAACCACAAGGTTTGCCCTTAAATGTAATGTTACCTGTCGTTTAAGCTGTTCATTTTAGTGAATCATTGCATTGACAAGAACATTGCCTGTAAATATCACCTTCTATGATTTtcagtaaattatattatatgaaattatgattccaTAAATTAAAAGTTTGTATTCTAACAGCATAGATTCTACTTACATTCCATAAAATAATGCCTGAAATAGAAGCATATATCCACTATGATGTCTAAGTACGTGAGACCTCTAAATTATATAGGTGAAAATACCCGCAAAGTCCCTTTATAGGGACTGAATCAAATtaatggtaaaagtatcatagaagcCCTTGTActagagttagattgcattttgcccattctactaaaaaaatatgcaaattagtatctgtacattagatcaaagaacaaataggtccttttgtTAATAATTCCATCCATTTCTGCTGTTAAAAACTGATCCTTATACGCTAGCATGAGATACATATAACACACCACGTGCCACTTGTTGATTATTCTGTCAGCCACACCAGGTTTTAATAGCACagatggatgaaatttttaacaaaaatgaccaatttgctttttgatcttacatacaaagactaatttgcccatttattgAGTAAAGGGGACAAAATGCAATATGACTCCTAAtacaagggcctccatggtacttttagcTCATACTAGTTCatgtattattaaaaagaatcaaataaggtcaaattGGAACAGAATTAAAATTTATTGCTTAAACAATgacagattttttttaattacaattcaACCCCAAACAAAATATTTCATCCATAGAATCATAAAAAGCTTTCAAAGTTCAAGTctatttgaccttatttgattctttttaatagtataggggctaaattgatccatttaatagtagAGGGGCTAATTTGATATGATCCTACAGTAGAGGGACCTACCATGTAGGTTCACCAAATTATATAAAGTAGTAGTGATATTGATGAAGGAAACTTGATAAGAAAAATAATGCACATATCCACTATGATGTTTAGGTAAATCATATACTATAGTGAAGCAAATCGCATACCTGAAATTGCTATTTGGTACATTTCAAGTCTCTGTCTAGGCCACTTCCTAAATCAGGTTCACATACAAACCATTTAATTTTGCCTTAACAGAAGAATCTTTGtttataataaaattgtattCATTCTAACAAGCATTCCTTGACCTTCTACCAAATATGGCAGGGTGTTGTATACTAAGCCTTAAACTCGAAAAATTTGCGTACTAAGAAATATTATAGGCCCTCAGTAAAAGTGTAGATGCTATCCTGAAAAACTATCTATATTTCTAGTCACAATAAAAACAACATCCATGGAATAGAAAAGAACCCGATAGCGAATTGATTAGGATAATAGATTGTTGAAGCGGATTTCGAGAATTGAACAGATCCAGAAAAGCTTCCGGCAGTATTGGTCATTGGACTTGAAGAAGGCATTGTAATGTTCTTGCAAGATCCAAATGGTGCTCCAGCCTACATAAGAACAAGACAGGTTCAGAAAATGGGATTACGTCATTATAAGAAATTGACCTGTTTTCGATGAAATGCTAGCTTCTGAACTAAACCACCCAAATCCCATCATTATTGGTGAACCATAAGCCCTCAAATGACTTAACTGATAATCGGAACTAAAGTTGTCAATGCTTTCCGAACAAGTAAATTCAGTTTTATGACAAACCTGGCAAGCAGCAATTGTATTACATCCACATAATCTTTGGCCATTCATGCTATCCAAATCATAGAAAACACCGCCTCCATCACTCCTCTGCACGACGTATCTCGTGTTAGTGCTTTGCATATTTTacaacaaatatatattataaagtaacaatcGAATACCATGTAGAAGTTGACTGCTAAAAAGTTTGGCATCATACTCCCTGCTGCTTTGAAGCAGGTGCCGATCATGTCAGCTAGTCGTGCTGAATGCTCTTTGCAAGCTTCGGTTTCAACCGGGTAACTTGGGAAATAATTCATGAGGAAAAGAGAAGCGCTTTTTGAATTGAGTGGCCGTGATTCTTTTCTATTCGGGCATGAGCCTGGCTTTACCCCTGGATCTCCAGCTGAAACCCGAAATACCATGAGGGCATTATTTCAACACAATATGAAGCTAGAAAAAAGTATCATATGTATAATCGTtaccttcattttctaatatgtACTTCCACTGGTAAGCAATCCCTTCCTCTGCTTCCTTCGAGGCAACCGAGGTGAAAACCAAAAGCCTGTGATTAGCTTGCACCATTTCGTTCACAGTAGGCCAATCTTCACCCTTTTTTGGCATCTTCGACACCGGAAACCAATACTTATCCAAACCAGCATTTACAAAAAGGCTACTCAGTCCTTTTGGCGTGTGCACATAGTCCTCAATTACAATTGTTACAATCTCCGATGGATTCTGACTCAAAAATGTTTCCACTTCCCTCAAGGTGTTAATTGCAGGTTGCTGAATAAAGATCCAAATGAACATATCACAAATTGTCTCGAAAAAActggaaaattaaaaattaaaaagaagaaagaaaccaGCAGGCATATTACAAAGGCAGTGAAGTTGAAGCATTGTCCCCGGAACGAATGACAGAGCCAAATATCGTCATTAAAATCGTACATGTCCAACATCAACCCCCTCACTCCATTCTAAAGAAAATGTGCAAAATAGCAAATAAGTTCATCTGGTTCTTTAAGAACACAAGAGACAAGCAGATCATGTAAATGAAACAGAATATAAAAGCAAACACACCATCAATTGATTAGTGACAGTGTCTTCTTGATTGTAAAATGTCAATCTTTGAACACCTTGTAAAGATGGAGCATCCACTATACTGAAGGAATTGTGGGTCATCAACCATGAATATTTGTTGAAAGGCAAACCACCAACCTGTCCCCCAAAAACATGAATTGTTAAAACCCCATCACCAACATACACTTAAATTGAAAGCAAGGAACTTTTCTCACCAAAAAGGAAGCAAATTTACACTATAATGGCTAAAAATACAAACACCCCATCAACAATTTGCTTAAACCCCATCAGAAAAACATACATTGAAATTGAAAGCAAGGAGCTTTTTATCACAAAAAAGAAAACCTTACAATGGAAGTGGGCATAATAGCTTGGCCTCTGGTACAAAAAGGTTGACTCTTGCCCAAAGATGGGCAATTCCCACAATAAAGACCCGGACCACAATCTGTAGCTTGGGAACATGAATCAAGCAACTGCACccataaaatgaaatgaaaaatccCTACCAAATTAAGCTCAAAACTGTAGGGATCATagataaaaaagggaaaaaaggaaCAATAAAGGAGAAAGGAACCTGGCAATTTCCATTGAAACAAGCAGTGTAAACGGTGATGAAGAAAGAGAAGAGTAACAAAAACAAGTACCCAATTGCAGCTGTGACTCTGCATAAGCTAAGGTAATCCGTCCAACACGCCAACATTATTGTTGTAAATTTCGGTTCTGTTTCTGCTTATGCAGAGCTCgagaaaaaaaaagcaaacaaaaacGAAGAAGCGATACTGAgattaataaacaaaaaaaaaattaaaaattaaaaggtaaagAGAACATTTTTACTGTGGATATGAAGGTGACAATGGAGGACAACAAAGGTTTTTGGACACTTAAGGCGGGCTTTTTGGTGCTTTCACCtttaatttttctcttattttaagGTGATGATGATACTTTGGTATTCTTacacttttctctttctttgttttgtcctgttttattttttattttttataaccaAGTTCCGAGTatttttaatttggattaaaaatgtaatcttttttaagtttaaattattcTGAGTTTAGATCGAAATTTTGACGgtttatatgaaattaaattatctt includes:
- the LOC107909320 gene encoding PI-PLC X domain-containing protein At5g67130, giving the protein MLACWTDYLSLCRVTAAIGYLFLLLFSFFITVYTACFNGNCQLLDSCSQATDCGPGLYCGNCPSLGKSQPFCTRGQAIMPTSIVGGLPFNKYSWLMTHNSFSIVDAPSLQGVQRLTFYNQEDTVTNQLMNGVRGLMLDMYDFNDDIWLCHSFRGQCFNFTAFQPAINTLREVETFLSQNPSEIVTIVIEDYVHTPKGLSSLFVNAGLDKYWFPVSKMPKKGEDWPTVNEMVQANHRLLVFTSVASKEAEEGIAYQWKYILENEAGDPGVKPGSCPNRKESRPLNSKSASLFLMNYFPSYPVETEACKEHSARLADMIGTCFKAAGSMMPNFLAVNFYMRSDGGGVFYDLDSMNGQRLCGCNTIAACQAGAPFGSCKNITMPSSSPMTNTAGSFSGSVQFSKSASTIYYPNQFAIGFFSIPWMLFLL
- the LOC107909321 gene encoding F-box protein At5g67140; its protein translation is MEQEAEIDCLPIDLLAHIFLMITSFTDLAQASGVCRKWKQGVKQALARRQTLSFAGFKMDDDSTARLVHHAYSLKELDISRSRWGCQITDNGLCQISLAKCVSSLTSISLWGITGITDKGVVKLITRANSLQHLNVGGTFITDESLSAIADSCPRLKSIVLWSCRQVTETGLFVLVSKCRKLESINVWGTRVPLDCFIGLLTIRPALQIKPQGLPLNVMLPVV